The following coding sequences are from one Clostridioides difficile ATCC 9689 = DSM 1296 window:
- a CDS encoding LytTR family DNA-binding domain-containing protein yields the protein MLIHTKNKTFDAICILEKIEKDLNIEELVRCHKSYIINLNYAENIKSNTAILDSQEEVPISRYRYKDIKEGFLKFIGDRIC from the coding sequence ATGCTAATACATACAAAAAATAAAACTTTTGATGCTATATGTATCCTAGAAAAAATAGAAAAAGATTTAAATATAGAGGAACTTGTAAGATGTCATAAAAGTTATATAATTAACTTAAATTATGCAGAAAATATAAAGTCAAATACTGCAATATTAGATAGTCAAGAAGAAGTACCTATTAGTAGATATAGATATAAAGATATAAAAGAGGGGTTTCTAAAATTTATTGGTGATAGAATATGCTAA
- a CDS encoding GHKL domain-containing protein — protein MCKYLDNAIEACDKIHDKSIDKYIQIKGTISKSYFVIKCENSKINSIRKNKSLLLTDKKDKLVHGIGI, from the coding sequence ATTTGCAAATACTTAGATAATGCAATAGAAGCTTGCGATAAGATACATGATAAAAGTATTGATAAATATATACAAATAAAAGGAACTATCTCAAAGTCCTATTTCGTAATTAAATGTGAGAATAGTAAAATAAATTCAATTAGAAAGAATAAAAGTTTATTATTAACAGATAAAAAAGATAAACTTGTACATGGAATAGGGATTTAA